A part of Halobacillus shinanisalinarum genomic DNA contains:
- the nadA gene encoding quinolinate synthase NadA — protein MNIFETMKSSTPTIPDKYMQMDNSELAERVRQVKKQMGTRLFLPGHHYQKDEVIEYADSRGDSLQLAQISASQHEAEAIVFCGVHFMAETADILTRDDQKVYLPDMRAGCTMADMANFTQTEKAWEQLMADFGDTILPLTYVNSTAAIKAFVGKHGGATVTSSNAEKMIQWAFTQKERILFLPDQHLGRNTAYDLGISLNDMAVWDPINEELVYEGHLDDIKVILWKGHCSVHENFTVANVHQVREQYSEMRIIVHPECRREVVALSDDAGSTNHIIKTIEQAPPGSSWAVGTEMNLVNRIIQEHPDQHIISLNPNMCPCLTMNRIDLPHLAWSLESIAQGDPTNLIEVDKEIAIDAKKALDRMLARA, from the coding sequence ATGAATATTTTTGAAACAATGAAAAGCTCTACACCGACAATTCCGGACAAATATATGCAAATGGATAACAGCGAGCTAGCTGAACGTGTTCGCCAGGTAAAGAAACAAATGGGGACGCGTCTGTTCTTACCTGGCCATCACTATCAAAAAGATGAAGTCATTGAATATGCCGATTCACGAGGAGATTCATTGCAGCTGGCTCAAATTTCTGCTTCCCAGCATGAAGCGGAGGCCATTGTCTTTTGTGGTGTCCATTTTATGGCCGAAACAGCGGATATTCTAACAAGAGATGATCAAAAAGTGTATCTGCCAGATATGCGGGCAGGCTGTACGATGGCCGATATGGCAAATTTCACCCAGACGGAAAAAGCATGGGAGCAGTTGATGGCAGATTTCGGTGACACCATTCTCCCGTTGACCTATGTCAACTCAACAGCTGCCATTAAAGCATTTGTCGGAAAGCATGGGGGGGCAACCGTCACTTCGTCGAATGCCGAGAAAATGATTCAATGGGCTTTCACTCAAAAGGAGCGGATCCTCTTCTTACCTGATCAACATCTAGGTCGAAATACTGCTTACGATCTCGGCATCTCTCTTAATGACATGGCCGTCTGGGATCCGATTAACGAGGAGCTTGTCTATGAAGGGCATCTTGATGATATCAAAGTGATTTTGTGGAAAGGCCATTGTTCTGTCCACGAGAACTTTACTGTAGCCAACGTACACCAAGTCCGGGAGCAGTATTCTGAGATGAGAATCATCGTTCATCCGGAATGCCGCAGGGAAGTGGTCGCCTTATCTGATGACGCCGGTTCTACGAATCATATTATTAAAACAATTGAGCAAGCTCCACCTGGCAGCTCGTGGGCAGTCGGTACAGAGATGAATCTCGTTAATCGAATCATCCAAGAACATCCGGATCAGCATATTATTTCCCTGAACCCAAACATGTGTCCTTGTTTGACGATGAACCGAATCGACTTGCCTCATCTAGCATGGTCGCTAGAGTCAATCGCGCAGGGGGATCCTACTAATTTAATCGAAGTAGATAAAGAGATTGCAATCGATGCAAAGAAGGCTCTCGACCGCATGCTTGCGAGAGCATAA